One window from the genome of Cucumis melo cultivar AY chromosome 10, USDA_Cmelo_AY_1.0, whole genome shotgun sequence encodes:
- the LOC103502523 gene encoding probable NAD(P)H dehydrogenase subunit CRR3, chloroplastic isoform X2: protein MQLRFLICGTPMASLFSISITKNVALASLNPNRHSHSHSHSPPLKTNDAADTIPIKTPRLRPKLLNPRRPSVIEIERAIGGGRFRDADPRDLEEDKKAAFDMFLMSFTGKYEGPLMKKLRETGEWVTNQTETKFQASG from the exons ATGCAACTACGGTTTCTTATCTGTGGAACTCCAATGGCTTCCCTCTTCTCCATTTCTATAACCAAAAATGTGGCTTTAGCTTCACTCAATCCCAACCGCCACTCTCATTCTCACTCTCACTCTCCTCCTCTCAAAACCAATGACGCAGCCGATACCATTCCAATCAAAACCCCCCGGCTACGCCCGAAACTTCTAAACCCTCGTCGCCCCTCCGTCATTGAAATCGAACGTGCTATTGGTGGTGGAAGGTTCAGAGACGCCGACCCTAG GGATTTGGAAGAAGATAAGAAGGCTGCATTTGACATGTTTTTGATGAGTTTTACGGGAAAATATGAAGGGCCACTCATGAAAAAGCTTCGTGAGACAGGGGAATGGGTAACTAATCAAACTGAAACCAAATTTCAAGCTTCGG GTTGA
- the LOC103502523 gene encoding probable NAD(P)H dehydrogenase subunit CRR3, chloroplastic isoform X1: MQLRFLICGTPMASLFSISITKNVALASLNPNRHSHSHSHSPPLKTNDAADTIPIKTPRLRPKLLNPRRPSVIEIERAIGGGRFRDADPRDLEEDKKAAFDMFLMSFTGKYEGPLMKKLRETGEWVTNQTETKFQASGKWFLLFTFQWVLPFWALSLLVASGVIKLPFNTPFLNELLM, translated from the exons ATGCAACTACGGTTTCTTATCTGTGGAACTCCAATGGCTTCCCTCTTCTCCATTTCTATAACCAAAAATGTGGCTTTAGCTTCACTCAATCCCAACCGCCACTCTCATTCTCACTCTCACTCTCCTCCTCTCAAAACCAATGACGCAGCCGATACCATTCCAATCAAAACCCCCCGGCTACGCCCGAAACTTCTAAACCCTCGTCGCCCCTCCGTCATTGAAATCGAACGTGCTATTGGTGGTGGAAGGTTCAGAGACGCCGACCCTAG GGATTTGGAAGAAGATAAGAAGGCTGCATTTGACATGTTTTTGATGAGTTTTACGGGAAAATATGAAGGGCCACTCATGAAAAAGCTTCGTGAGACAGGGGAATGGGTAACTAATCAAACTGAAACCAAATTTCAAGCTTCGG GAAAATGGTTTCTGTTGTTTACATTTCAATGGGTTCTTCCATTTTGGGCATTGTCACTTCTCGTGGCTTCTGGGGTCATTAAGCTACCATTCAACACTCCATTTCTTAATGAACTTCTCATGTAA